The segment CCATACGACATCGCATGGCTCACATATCCGTGACGCCATCGATCTGAAGCGTACCATGTTCTTCGTCATCGTGTCGCTGGTACCTTGCCTGCTCTTCGGTATGTGGAATGTGGGACATTTCCATCACCTGTCCAATGGGCTGCCGAGTGAGTTCTGGCCCAATATGCTCTATGGTATGCAAAAGGTATTGCCGCTCGTGGTGGTCTCGTATGCTGCCGGACTGGGAGTGGAATTCTTCCTTGCCGTCAAGAACAATCACCCGGTACAGGAGGGATTCCTGGTATCCGGAATGCTCATCCCTTTGACCATGCCGGCCGATGTACCTCTCTGGATGCTGGCTGTGGCCACCATCTTTGCGGTACTCATCGGGAAAGAGATCTTCGGGGGTACAGGGATGAACATCCTCAATGTAGCGCTCACTGCTCGGGCTTTCATCTTCTTTGCTTACCCCACCAAGATCTCGGGTGAGATATGGATACCGGAGGCAGGAGGAGTGGATGGGTATACAGGAGCCACTGCTCTGGGAGAACTCGCCCTCACTGTAGGTCAGGACAAGACCGGTGAATTGGCCACCAGCAAGATGGAAATGTTTGCGGATGGTGGAATATACTCCTTGTCTAAG is part of the Flavobacteriales bacterium genome and harbors:
- a CDS encoding NADH:ubiquinone reductase (Na(+)-transporting) subunit B; translation: HTTSHGSHIRDAIDLKRTMFFVIVSLVPCLLFGMWNVGHFHHLSNGLPSEFWPNMLYGMQKVLPLVVVSYAAGLGVEFFLAVKNNHPVQEGFLVSGMLIPLTMPADVPLWMLAVATIFAVLIGKEIFGGTGMNILNVALTARAFIFFAYPTKISGEIWIPEAGGVDGYTGATALGELALTVGQDKTGELATSKMEMFADGGIYSLSKSVIGMIPGSVGETSVIAILLGAAFLLITGIASWRIMASMFVGGFVMASLFNLWGANAFMELPPLHQLMVGSFMFGMVFMATDPVTAAQTQTGKYIYGFFAGFFGIMIRVFNPAYPEGIMLAILFMNVMAPMIDHYVIAANIKRREKRLKLQTA